A region from the Deltaproteobacteria bacterium genome encodes:
- a CDS encoding SPFH domain-containing protein, whose protein sequence is MDVIISVAPYAAAAVGVVFGIAFTIATLWKKAGPNEALVISGTGKVRLRVGGGAVVIPMFQKFDRLSLEVITIDVSTPEVYTEQGVPVQVDGIAQVKVQSTDVGIRTAAEQFLGRGLRDIQAVARQTLEGHLRAILGTMIVEEIYKNREGFSQRVQEAAVPDLAHMGLRIVSFTLRDIKDSHGYLDALGQPRLAQVKRDAIIAQAEADRDAQIRAAKAKQEGESARYIAETQIAEANRDYESKRAEYQAAVNEKKAAADLAYDLQRFKTGQAVKEEEVKVELVEKEQQIAVQEKEIQRRQRELEATVQKPADAKRYAVQTEADAEKYKLTAEAEGRAQAQQAQGFAEAAVIKATGEAEATASRQKGLADAEVIKAKGLSEAEAMEKKAASWEKYNSAAVTQMFVEMLPKMAAAVSAPLAKTEKIVIVDAGGEGGGASRLTRDIAAVMAQVPPVLEELSGVRLQDLVARVPGLGGNAQQDAEGRASETTVETKKG, encoded by the coding sequence ATGGATGTCATCATCTCCGTAGCACCGTACGCGGCTGCAGCCGTCGGGGTCGTCTTCGGCATCGCCTTCACCATCGCCACCCTCTGGAAGAAGGCCGGGCCCAACGAGGCCCTGGTCATCTCCGGCACCGGAAAGGTGCGCCTCCGGGTGGGTGGCGGCGCCGTGGTGATCCCGATGTTCCAGAAGTTCGATCGCCTCTCCCTCGAGGTGATCACCATCGACGTCTCGACCCCCGAGGTCTACACCGAGCAGGGCGTGCCGGTGCAGGTCGACGGCATCGCCCAGGTGAAGGTGCAGTCCACCGACGTGGGCATCCGCACCGCCGCCGAGCAGTTCCTCGGCCGCGGGCTGCGCGACATCCAGGCGGTCGCCCGCCAGACCCTCGAGGGTCACCTCCGCGCCATCCTCGGCACGATGATCGTCGAGGAGATCTACAAGAACCGCGAGGGCTTCTCCCAGCGCGTGCAGGAGGCGGCGGTCCCCGACCTGGCCCACATGGGTCTGCGCATCGTCTCCTTCACCCTGCGGGACATCAAGGACAGCCACGGCTACCTCGACGCCCTCGGCCAGCCCCGCCTCGCCCAGGTGAAGCGGGACGCGATCATCGCCCAGGCCGAGGCCGACCGGGACGCGCAGATCCGCGCCGCCAAGGCCAAGCAGGAGGGGGAGAGCGCCCGCTACATCGCCGAGACCCAGATCGCCGAGGCGAACCGGGACTACGAGTCCAAGCGGGCCGAGTACCAGGCCGCCGTGAATGAGAAGAAGGCGGCCGCCGACCTAGCCTACGACCTCCAGCGCTTCAAGACCGGCCAGGCCGTGAAGGAGGAGGAGGTGAAGGTCGAGCTCGTCGAGAAGGAGCAGCAGATCGCCGTTCAGGAGAAGGAGATCCAGCGGCGCCAGCGCGAGCTCGAGGCGACCGTGCAGAAGCCGGCCGACGCCAAGCGCTACGCCGTCCAGACCGAGGCCGACGCCGAGAAGTACAAGCTCACCGCCGAGGCGGAGGGCCGCGCCCAGGCCCAGCAGGCGCAGGGCTTCGCCGAGGCCGCGGTCATCAAGGCCACCGGTGAGGCGGAGGCGACCGCCTCCCGCCAGAAGGGCCTGGCCGACGCCGAGGTCATCAAGGCCAAGGGCCTCTCCGAGGCAGAGGCCATGGAGAAGAAGGCCGCCTCCTGGGAGAAGTACAACTCCGCGGCGGTCACCCAGATGTTCGTGGAGATGCTGCCGAAGATGGCCGCGGCCGTCTCCGCCCCCCTGGCGAAGACCGAGAAGATCGTCATCGTCGACGCCGGCGGTGAGGGCGGAGGCGCCTCCCGCCTCACCCGGGACATCGCCGCGGTGATGGCCCAGGTGCCGCCGGTCCTCGAGGAGCTCTCGGGGGTCCGCCTGCAGGACCTGGTGGCCCGGGTGCCCGGCCTGGGTGGGAACGCCCAGCAGGACGCCGAGGGCCGCGCCTCGGAGACCACCGTCGAGACGAAGAAGGGCTAG
- a CDS encoding PspA/IM30 family protein, with protein MGVLSRISTLIKSNLNDLISKAEDPEKILEQSIVDMQDNVKEAKKEVIDTLAQQKVLEKKLQTANEEVSAWERKAITAVEGGDDDLAREALRRKSASQSRASALEEQVVVQKDYVDTLRASLTALESKIEEAKSKKTQLVSRLRAAKVKEDMIAAREVAQGTHQALQDDTAFAAFARMEEKILQIEGKVEAMEELSSVSTGADPDIRAELEIEQKLKQLKASSAVEDELDALKKRLAEKNE; from the coding sequence ATGGGCGTCCTTTCTCGCATCAGCACCCTGATCAAGAGCAACCTCAACGACCTCATCTCCAAGGCGGAGGATCCGGAGAAGATCCTGGAGCAGTCCATCGTGGACATGCAGGACAACGTCAAGGAGGCCAAGAAGGAGGTCATCGACACCCTCGCCCAGCAGAAGGTGCTCGAGAAGAAGCTCCAGACGGCCAACGAGGAGGTCTCGGCCTGGGAGCGCAAGGCCATCACGGCCGTCGAGGGCGGCGACGACGACCTCGCCCGTGAGGCCCTGCGCCGCAAGAGCGCCTCCCAGTCCCGCGCCAGCGCCCTCGAGGAGCAGGTCGTCGTGCAGAAGGACTACGTCGACACCCTGCGAGCCTCGCTGACCGCCCTCGAGAGCAAGATCGAGGAGGCCAAGAGCAAGAAGACCCAGCTCGTCTCCCGGCTCCGGGCCGCCAAGGTGAAGGAGGACATGATCGCCGCCCGCGAGGTCGCCCAGGGCACCCACCAGGCCCTGCAGGACGACACGGCCTTCGCGGCCTTCGCCCGGATGGAGGAGAAGATCCTCCAGATCGAGGGCAAGGTGGAGGCGATGGAGGAGCTCTCCTCGGTGAGCACCGGCGCCGACCCGGACATCCGGGCCGAGCTCGAGATCGAGCAGAAGCTCAAGCAGCTCAAGGCCTCGAGCGCGGTGGAGGACGAGCTCGACGCCCTCAAGAAGCGGCTCGCCGAGAAGAACGAGTAG
- a CDS encoding AarF/ABC1/UbiB kinase family protein produces MSTLRSVYTNLRAARTTIRDVRRFQQIARVLMRHGFGFLFSRFSRADPELKRALEEALEGVEEGVESAPSAATIDLARRARASIEELGPVFVKFGQILSTRPDLVPPVFCRELQGLQDDVGPMSSEQAGEVIRESLGVPASELFAEIDPVPIAAASVAQVHEARLESGERVAVKVQRPRIADTLDADLDILYFLARQVVEVAPEARFFDPVGIVREFEKAVRRELDFAQEARNLIRFARNFEGVEGIHIPRVYREYSSTRVLTMEFVDGRKVQEAIEEGYIEAEVCARELLNALFKQLFQDGFFHGDLHPGNIFVLDDGRICFLDFGLCARLTPERKDRVVDVLFAIGREDYDGLARAFFELGIREAPVDYDAFVADVYDVAERNLMDTPLSEVDVGHLFRELVEGCQRHRMRMPADYTLVFKALMTIEGLGKQIAPDMDVIAEAQPFIQELLRDRYSPERLVRRAMEGVHVAGKLMRQVPPALTRVLEDIDSGRMSLKVELPAVETLVEDRRRSDTLWGLGATFGILTLSATLALGYEGYLIWGFPAVSFVGYLLALPSAVLFLRAWWRR; encoded by the coding sequence ATGAGCACCCTGCGCTCGGTCTACACCAACCTGCGGGCCGCCCGGACAACCATCCGGGATGTCAGGCGATTCCAGCAGATCGCCCGGGTCCTCATGCGCCATGGCTTCGGCTTCCTCTTCTCCCGCTTCTCCCGGGCCGACCCCGAGCTCAAGCGGGCGCTGGAAGAGGCCCTGGAGGGGGTCGAGGAGGGCGTGGAGAGCGCCCCCAGCGCCGCGACCATCGATCTGGCCCGGCGGGCGAGGGCCTCGATCGAGGAGCTGGGCCCGGTCTTCGTGAAGTTCGGGCAGATCCTCTCGACCCGCCCGGACCTGGTCCCGCCGGTCTTCTGCCGGGAGCTGCAGGGGCTGCAGGACGACGTCGGGCCGATGAGCTCCGAGCAGGCCGGCGAGGTGATCCGCGAGTCCCTGGGGGTCCCGGCCTCCGAGCTCTTCGCCGAGATCGACCCGGTGCCCATCGCCGCGGCCTCGGTGGCCCAGGTGCACGAGGCCCGCCTCGAGAGCGGGGAGCGGGTGGCGGTGAAGGTCCAGCGCCCGCGGATCGCGGACACCCTCGACGCCGACCTGGACATCCTCTACTTCCTCGCCCGCCAGGTGGTCGAGGTGGCCCCCGAGGCCCGCTTCTTCGATCCGGTGGGCATCGTCCGCGAGTTCGAGAAGGCCGTGCGCCGCGAGCTCGACTTCGCCCAGGAGGCGCGCAACCTCATCCGCTTCGCCCGGAACTTCGAGGGCGTGGAGGGCATCCACATCCCGCGGGTCTACCGGGAGTACTCCTCGACGCGGGTGCTGACGATGGAGTTCGTCGATGGCCGCAAGGTGCAGGAGGCCATCGAGGAGGGCTACATCGAGGCCGAGGTCTGCGCCCGGGAGCTGCTCAACGCGCTCTTCAAGCAGCTCTTCCAGGACGGCTTCTTCCACGGTGACCTGCACCCGGGGAACATCTTCGTCCTCGACGACGGGCGGATCTGCTTCCTCGACTTCGGTCTCTGCGCCCGGCTGACCCCGGAGCGGAAGGACCGGGTGGTGGACGTGCTCTTCGCCATCGGCCGCGAGGACTACGACGGCCTGGCCCGGGCCTTCTTCGAGCTGGGCATCCGCGAGGCCCCGGTCGACTACGACGCCTTCGTCGCCGACGTCTACGACGTCGCCGAGCGCAACCTGATGGACACGCCCCTCTCCGAGGTGGACGTGGGTCACCTCTTCCGCGAGCTGGTGGAGGGCTGTCAGCGCCACCGGATGCGGATGCCCGCCGACTACACCCTGGTCTTCAAGGCGCTGATGACCATCGAGGGCCTCGGCAAGCAGATCGCGCCGGACATGGACGTGATCGCCGAGGCGCAGCCCTTCATCCAGGAGCTGCTGCGCGACCGCTACAGCCCCGAGCGGCTGGTGCGGCGAGCGATGGAGGGGGTCCACGTCGCGGGCAAGCTGATGCGGCAGGTGCCGCCGGCGCTGACCCGGGTGCTGGAGGACATCGACTCCGGCAGGATGTCCCTGAAGGTCGAGCTGCCGGCGGTCGAGACCCTGGTGGAGGACCGCCGCCGCTCGGACACCCTCTGGGGCCTGGGCGCCACCTTCGGCATCCTCACCCTCTCGGCCACCCTCGCCCTCGGCTACGAGGGCTACCTCATCTGGGGCTTCCCGGCGGTGAGCTTCGTCGGCTACCTGCTGGCGCTGCCCTCGGCGGTGCTCTTCCTGCGGGCCTGGTGGCGGCGCTGA
- a CDS encoding response regulator, with protein MKDPEYTLLFVDDEADVVEILTDTFEVEYRVFSATNGEEALAILERESVDLLVTDQRMPRMTGIQLIERAHELDPELICIILTGYTDPPDLIDAINRGQVYRYLTKPWELQDLTLTVQAALESVALRRQNASLLIEAQSRLSALEVLYEVSRAAGGGATYREIVDHVTAFLPRVVEHVVCGTLLRVRPGEQGVLTLRCQAPVGEAVLRRLKDELIQRYEETTTEHLEEADLLVRITGRRTTGAEAPGEDELPGRIFLPLRSEGRPVGVLGIAAQNPDAFGAGTERVLDILANQIAESIETLRQRHDAERQRLKRTIDGMADGLIMTDARGEVQVANAAARKLLGVPLTTTIDTTFLRENLGFYPFELVRGWERRGERDVSEDLVVEDRVLHSVVSPLLDANGALGGVVVALRDVTGARALDRRKQEFVSIISHELRTPLTAITGAIDLLLNGLVGEITEKQHRYLSLAKGSSERLNRIVDDLLDLSRFAAGKVQLELEVVDLVQVVREAVERYEGAVQRAKQELHFRHPEGAVKVLVDRDRVDQVLNNLLTNAVKFTPEEGGRIEVEVFTEQDVASTAGFSIWNSGEAIPGEDLERIFEQFERSKGARRIRGTGLGLPICRQLVEAHGGSVWAESQEGQGARFVVTLPLGSLEAAEEKGEREEVTLTGEGRVLVVDDDRGAAYAMKGILLGAGYEVEVAHHAEEALGLARKRRPALMIVDVCMPEVDGTRLIEILRHDPETRGVPVLAVSGKESGERVAKVGAAGFLTKPLQPERFLGVVASLISGIREGMRVLVVDDDSPIRQLCREALESTGYLVAEAEGARAAQAQISSFRPDLVLLDVMLPDGDGFQFLEALKADRATKLTSVIFISARGDTSDKVRALRLGGDDYIVKPFDAQELVARVDTVLRRREQELSASPTTRLPGGMAIEREVQQRIEAREPYALCYLDIDNLKAFNDYYGYAKADGVILQTGDLLVEAVEHYGSPDDFVGHIAGDDFVLVTSPERADGIGRAALEAFDRIIPLYYSGKDRQRGFIETQDRYGTERRFPVMTLSVVSVIDPGGRFVDHAEVASRAAVLKKQAKTMDGSVYIRDDDTAAETG; from the coding sequence CTGAAGGACCCCGAGTACACGCTCCTCTTCGTCGACGACGAGGCGGACGTCGTGGAGATCCTCACCGACACCTTCGAGGTAGAGTACCGGGTCTTCTCGGCGACGAACGGCGAGGAGGCCCTGGCGATCCTCGAGCGGGAGTCGGTGGACCTGCTGGTCACCGACCAGCGGATGCCCCGGATGACGGGCATCCAGCTCATCGAGCGGGCGCACGAGCTCGATCCCGAGCTCATCTGCATCATCCTGACCGGCTACACCGACCCGCCGGACCTCATCGACGCGATCAACCGGGGGCAGGTCTACCGCTACCTCACCAAGCCCTGGGAGCTGCAGGACCTGACGCTGACCGTGCAGGCCGCCCTGGAGAGCGTCGCGCTGCGCCGGCAGAACGCCAGCCTCCTGATCGAGGCCCAGAGCCGCCTCTCGGCCCTCGAGGTCCTCTACGAGGTCAGCCGGGCGGCGGGCGGCGGCGCCACCTACCGGGAGATCGTCGATCACGTCACGGCCTTCCTGCCGCGGGTGGTGGAGCACGTGGTCTGCGGCACCCTCCTGCGGGTGCGGCCGGGTGAGCAGGGCGTCCTGACCCTGCGCTGCCAGGCCCCCGTCGGCGAGGCCGTGCTGCGGCGGCTGAAGGACGAGCTGATCCAGCGCTACGAGGAGACGACCACCGAGCACCTCGAGGAGGCCGACCTCCTGGTCCGGATCACGGGGCGCCGGACCACCGGCGCCGAAGCGCCGGGGGAGGACGAGCTCCCGGGCCGCATCTTCCTGCCCCTGCGCTCGGAGGGGCGCCCGGTGGGCGTGCTGGGGATCGCCGCCCAGAACCCCGACGCCTTCGGGGCCGGCACCGAGCGGGTCCTGGACATCCTCGCCAACCAGATCGCCGAGTCCATCGAGACCCTGCGGCAGCGGCACGACGCCGAGCGGCAGCGCCTCAAGCGGACCATCGACGGGATGGCCGACGGCCTGATCATGACCGACGCCCGGGGCGAGGTGCAGGTGGCGAACGCCGCCGCGCGCAAGCTCCTCGGCGTGCCGCTCACCACCACCATCGACACCACCTTCCTGCGCGAGAACCTCGGCTTCTACCCCTTCGAGCTGGTCCGCGGCTGGGAGCGGCGGGGCGAGCGCGACGTGAGCGAGGATCTCGTCGTCGAGGATCGGGTGCTCCACTCGGTGGTCTCGCCCCTCCTCGACGCGAACGGCGCCCTCGGCGGCGTGGTCGTTGCCCTGCGCGACGTCACCGGGGCCCGGGCCCTGGACCGGCGCAAGCAGGAGTTCGTCTCGATCATCAGCCACGAGCTGCGCACGCCGCTGACCGCCATCACCGGCGCCATCGACCTGCTCCTCAACGGGCTGGTCGGGGAGATCACCGAGAAGCAGCACCGCTACCTGAGCCTGGCCAAGGGCTCCTCCGAGCGCCTCAACCGCATCGTGGACGATCTGCTCGACCTCTCTCGCTTCGCCGCCGGCAAGGTGCAGCTGGAGCTGGAGGTCGTGGATCTGGTGCAGGTGGTGCGGGAGGCCGTCGAGCGCTATGAGGGGGCGGTGCAGCGCGCCAAGCAGGAGCTGCACTTCCGCCACCCCGAGGGGGCGGTGAAGGTCCTCGTGGACCGGGACCGGGTGGATCAGGTGCTCAACAACCTGCTGACCAACGCGGTGAAGTTCACCCCGGAGGAGGGCGGCCGGATCGAGGTGGAGGTCTTCACCGAGCAGGACGTGGCGTCCACCGCGGGCTTCTCGATCTGGAACTCCGGCGAGGCCATCCCCGGCGAAGATCTCGAGCGGATCTTCGAGCAGTTCGAGCGCTCCAAGGGGGCCCGCCGCATCCGCGGCACGGGCCTCGGGCTGCCGATCTGCCGTCAGCTGGTCGAGGCCCACGGCGGCAGCGTCTGGGCCGAGTCGCAGGAGGGGCAGGGGGCGCGCTTCGTCGTGACCCTGCCGCTGGGCTCCCTGGAGGCCGCCGAGGAGAAGGGCGAGCGCGAGGAGGTCACCCTCACCGGAGAGGGCCGGGTGCTGGTCGTCGACGACGACCGCGGCGCGGCCTACGCCATGAAGGGCATCCTCCTGGGGGCGGGCTACGAGGTCGAGGTCGCGCACCACGCCGAGGAGGCCCTGGGGCTGGCCCGCAAGCGCCGGCCGGCCCTGATGATCGTCGACGTCTGCATGCCCGAGGTGGACGGCACCCGCCTCATCGAGATCCTCCGCCACGATCCGGAGACCCGGGGCGTGCCGGTGCTCGCCGTCTCGGGGAAGGAGAGTGGCGAGCGGGTCGCCAAGGTCGGAGCCGCCGGCTTCCTCACCAAGCCGCTCCAGCCCGAGCGCTTCCTCGGCGTCGTGGCCTCGCTGATCTCCGGGATCCGGGAGGGGATGCGGGTGCTGGTCGTCGACGACGATTCACCGATCCGCCAGCTCTGCCGGGAGGCCCTCGAGTCGACCGGCTATCTGGTGGCCGAGGCCGAGGGGGCGCGGGCCGCGCAGGCGCAGATCTCCTCCTTCCGGCCGGATCTGGTGCTCCTCGACGTGATGCTCCCCGACGGCGACGGCTTCCAGTTCCTGGAGGCGCTGAAGGCCGACCGGGCCACCAAGCTCACCTCGGTGATCTTCATCTCCGCCCGGGGCGACACCAGCGACAAGGTGCGGGCCCTGCGCCTGGGCGGGGACGACTACATCGTGAAGCCCTTCGACGCCCAGGAGCTCGTCGCCCGGGTCGACACCGTCCTGCGCCGCCGCGAGCAGGAGCTCTCGGCCAGCCCGACGACCCGCCTGCCCGGCGGCATGGCGATCGAGCGGGAGGTGCAGCAGCGCATCGAGGCGAGGGAGCCCTACGCCCTCTGCTACCTCGACATCGACAACCTCAAGGCCTTCAACGACTACTACGGCTACGCCAAGGCCGACGGGGTGATCCTCCAGACCGGCGACCTGCTGGTGGAGGCGGTCGAGCACTACGGCAGCCCGGACGACTTCGTGGGCCACATCGCCGGTGACGACTTCGTCCTGGTGACCTCCCCCGAGCGGGCGGACGGCATCGGCCGCGCGGCCCTCGAGGCCTTCGACCGGATCATCCCCCTCTATTACAGCGGGAAGGACCGGCAGCGCGGCTTCATCGAGACCCAGGACCGCTACGGCACCGAGCGGCGCTTCCCGGTGATGACCCTCTCGGTCGTCTCGGTGATCGACCCCGGGGGGCGCTTCGTCGATCACGCCGAGGTGGCCAGCCGCGCGGCGGTCCTGAAGAAGCAGGCCAAGACGATGGACGGCAGCGTCTACATCCGGGACGACGACACGGCCGCAGAGACGGGATGA
- a CDS encoding ATP-binding protein, whose translation MSLYQKLIVFMLAATVVPMAVVGFALVRQSEDALRERIRAAQEEAAVAEARAAATLITEQVDDLRRAAHAFDLRGADEAALQGALRMIYQAAPDVAITLVVDDRGALQAPPVFLEDPAAIPELAEHPVREAAAVSRLQTFVPLERAVEEGVGAVVLSPPYLVAEAREVAFALALPVARQPQGNLVFAAEVSLGALVEQVQSVSALGEVIIVDREGRVVVHPQPSRLREPLALGGLVEHLPLTARASLDLWEGQERLLAAGAPVPVPGLDWTVVIVMPQARAFASVARLRWTVLGASGATVLLLLVLGGLFTRRIGRALGKVRAGAEAFGRGDLLHRIDPPSEEELHALALSFNAMGEEIHAARQKLESWNDELQAEVEARTAELRAAQARLLQAQKLAAVGQLGAGVAHEINNPLAGILGNVQLLLLKRRKAGAEEKELSTLEKMEEAARRCRAITQTLLEFSQQADGHPQPVDVGELLAAAAAASASQREEPGVEVELEVAEDLPRLQADRGQLQQALMHLLSNAQIAVGEGAGGRVRAGARREGDELVLWVADDGVGIPAADRERIFEPFFTTKRHWTSLGLGLAVTYRIVEAHGGRIEVKSEVGEGTEVSLRLPIDP comes from the coding sequence ATGAGCCTCTACCAGAAGCTGATCGTCTTCATGCTGGCGGCGACGGTCGTCCCCATGGCCGTGGTCGGCTTCGCCCTGGTCCGGCAGTCGGAGGACGCCCTGCGCGAGCGCATCCGCGCCGCCCAGGAGGAGGCGGCCGTGGCCGAGGCGCGGGCAGCGGCCACGCTGATCACCGAGCAGGTCGACGACCTGCGCCGGGCGGCCCACGCCTTCGATCTCCGGGGCGCCGACGAGGCCGCGCTGCAGGGCGCGCTGCGGATGATCTACCAGGCCGCCCCGGACGTCGCGATCACCCTGGTGGTCGACGACCGCGGCGCGCTGCAGGCCCCGCCGGTCTTCCTGGAGGATCCCGCGGCGATCCCGGAGCTCGCCGAGCACCCGGTGCGGGAGGCGGCGGCGGTCAGCCGCCTGCAGACCTTCGTCCCCCTGGAGCGGGCGGTGGAGGAGGGGGTGGGCGCGGTGGTCCTCTCCCCGCCCTACCTGGTCGCCGAGGCGCGAGAGGTCGCCTTCGCCCTCGCCTTGCCCGTGGCGCGGCAGCCGCAAGGGAACCTGGTCTTCGCCGCCGAGGTCTCCCTCGGGGCGCTCGTGGAGCAGGTGCAGTCGGTCTCGGCCCTCGGCGAGGTGATCATCGTCGACCGCGAGGGGAGGGTGGTCGTCCACCCGCAGCCCTCCCGCCTGCGCGAGCCGCTCGCCCTCGGGGGGCTGGTGGAGCACCTGCCCCTCACCGCCCGCGCCTCGCTCGATCTGTGGGAGGGGCAGGAGCGCCTCCTCGCCGCCGGCGCCCCGGTGCCCGTCCCCGGCCTGGACTGGACGGTGGTGATCGTGATGCCCCAGGCCCGGGCCTTCGCGAGCGTCGCGCGCCTGCGCTGGACCGTGCTGGGAGCCTCCGGGGCCACGGTGCTCCTCCTGCTCGTCCTCGGCGGCCTCTTCACCCGCCGCATCGGCCGCGCCCTGGGGAAGGTGCGCGCGGGCGCCGAGGCCTTCGGGCGAGGGGATCTGCTGCACCGGATCGACCCGCCCTCGGAGGAGGAGCTCCACGCCCTGGCGCTCTCCTTCAACGCCATGGGCGAGGAGATCCACGCGGCCCGCCAGAAGCTCGAGAGCTGGAACGACGAGCTGCAGGCCGAGGTGGAGGCGCGGACCGCCGAGCTGCGCGCCGCCCAGGCCCGGCTGCTCCAGGCCCAGAAGCTGGCCGCGGTGGGCCAGCTCGGCGCGGGGGTGGCGCACGAGATCAACAACCCCCTGGCCGGCATCCTGGGCAACGTGCAGCTGCTCCTGCTCAAGCGCCGCAAGGCCGGCGCCGAGGAGAAGGAGCTCTCGACCCTGGAGAAGATGGAGGAGGCGGCGCGGCGCTGCCGGGCCATCACCCAGACCCTCCTCGAGTTCTCCCAGCAGGCCGACGGTCATCCGCAGCCGGTGGACGTGGGGGAGCTGCTCGCGGCCGCGGCCGCCGCCAGCGCGAGCCAGCGCGAGGAGCCGGGCGTGGAGGTCGAGCTCGAGGTGGCGGAGGACCTGCCCCGGCTGCAGGCGGATCGCGGCCAGCTCCAGCAGGCGCTGATGCACCTGCTCTCCAACGCGCAGATCGCGGTCGGGGAGGGCGCCGGCGGCCGGGTGCGGGCCGGGGCGCGGCGCGAGGGGGACGAGCTCGTGCTCTGGGTCGCGGACGACGGGGTTGGCATCCCGGCCGCGGACCGCGAGCGGATCTTCGAGCCCTTCTTTACCACCAAGCGGCACTGGACCAGCCTCGGCCTGGGGCTGGCGGTCACCTACCGGATCGTCGAGGCCCACGGAGGCCGGATCGAGGTGAAGAGCGAGGTGGGCGAGGGGACGGAGGTTTCCCTGCGCCTGCCCATCGATCCATAG
- a CDS encoding FecR domain-containing protein: MAKRKNLIFGLAVLALLLVVPLAWWMLLERPPLPPPPAATPPPELEVPPPPPAEARVVVPEAVDVVAVSGEVLVQRGESGSWQPLGAGEQLSTTDRIRTGKASEVRLRAADHTVTLVPHTELKVGELTAELSAFLLRRGMVRASAEGPRALRFGAAESDVQVEARQGRFDLATDGKGTVAVASTAGEVEVSARGEAVVLQPGFETLVRKGQAPTAPAPIPAELLLRVKWPTARRTNKRAITVEGRTRPAALVFLDGALVEVAEDGSFSQRLPLKEGRNQVQLEGMSVGGQAGTQRSPVIVVDTKGAKADFDTKELWE, translated from the coding sequence GTGGCGAAGCGCAAGAACCTCATCTTCGGTCTGGCGGTGCTGGCGCTGCTCCTGGTGGTGCCGCTGGCGTGGTGGATGCTCCTGGAGCGGCCGCCGCTGCCGCCCCCGCCCGCCGCGACGCCGCCGCCCGAGCTCGAGGTGCCGCCGCCGCCTCCCGCCGAGGCCCGGGTGGTGGTCCCCGAGGCCGTCGACGTGGTGGCGGTGAGCGGCGAGGTGCTGGTGCAGCGGGGAGAGAGCGGGAGCTGGCAGCCCCTGGGGGCGGGGGAGCAGCTCTCGACCACCGATCGGATCCGCACGGGGAAGGCGTCGGAGGTGCGGCTGCGCGCCGCCGACCACACCGTCACGCTGGTGCCCCACACCGAGCTGAAGGTGGGGGAGCTCACCGCCGAGCTCTCCGCCTTCCTCCTGCGCCGGGGCATGGTGCGGGCCTCCGCCGAGGGTCCCCGGGCGCTGCGCTTCGGCGCCGCCGAGAGTGACGTGCAGGTCGAGGCCCGGCAGGGCCGCTTCGACCTGGCCACCGACGGGAAGGGGACCGTCGCGGTGGCGAGCACGGCGGGAGAGGTGGAGGTGTCGGCGCGCGGCGAGGCCGTGGTCCTCCAGCCCGGCTTCGAGACCCTCGTGCGCAAGGGGCAGGCCCCCACCGCGCCGGCGCCGATCCCCGCGGAGCTGCTCCTGCGGGTGAAGTGGCCGACGGCCCGCCGGACGAACAAGCGCGCGATCACCGTGGAGGGGCGGACCCGGCCGGCCGCCCTCGTCTTCCTCGACGGAGCGCTGGTGGAGGTGGCGGAGGACGGGAGCTTCAGCCAGCGGCTGCCCCTGAAGGAGGGCCGCAACCAGGTCCAGCTCGAGGGCATGAGCGTCGGCGGTCAGGCGGGCACGCAGCGCAGCCCGGTGATCGTGGTCGATACCAAGGGGGCGAAGGCGGACTTCGACACCAAGGAGCTGTGGGAGTAG